One genomic window of Peteryoungia desertarenae includes the following:
- a CDS encoding DMT family transporter, whose amino-acid sequence MTTSTPSSLGKNALSAYAGPAVMLLGMLLFALNDAMGKWLVASFGLGQVILIRSLAALLILAPFLWMAGAKPILEAERPWLQLARVVFSTLELFCFYYAVMYLPLADVMTYWLAAPIYVAAAAPFLLGEKVGWRRWTAIAIGFLGVIIALEPSGAMFTAPALISIIGTAAFAFMMLSGRSLRATPDKTLVFFQTAGAAIAGLVFAPFDWTPLTTVTDVLMLGLLGIVAMSAHMLVNRALKISDAATVAPLQYTLLLWAVVFGWLFFGDVPRTTMLIGAALIVGSGLFIFFREQQLKKRDKILPAVPE is encoded by the coding sequence ATGACGACCTCAACGCCAAGCTCGCTCGGCAAAAACGCTCTTTCTGCCTATGCAGGACCCGCCGTCATGTTGCTCGGCATGCTTCTCTTTGCCCTCAATGACGCCATGGGAAAATGGCTCGTCGCCAGCTTCGGCCTGGGTCAGGTGATCCTGATCCGGAGCCTCGCAGCTCTCCTGATACTCGCGCCTTTTCTCTGGATGGCGGGTGCGAAGCCCATTCTGGAGGCAGAGCGGCCCTGGCTTCAACTTGCCCGCGTCGTCTTTTCCACACTGGAGCTCTTCTGCTTTTATTATGCCGTCATGTATCTGCCGCTGGCCGATGTCATGACCTATTGGCTGGCAGCACCGATCTATGTGGCTGCAGCCGCTCCCTTTCTGCTTGGAGAAAAGGTCGGATGGCGGCGCTGGACTGCCATCGCCATCGGATTTCTGGGTGTCATCATTGCGCTTGAACCGTCCGGCGCCATGTTCACGGCACCCGCCCTGATATCGATTATCGGAACGGCTGCCTTCGCCTTCATGATGCTTTCGGGTCGCTCGTTGCGGGCAACGCCAGACAAGACACTGGTCTTCTTTCAGACGGCAGGTGCTGCGATTGCCGGTCTTGTCTTTGCCCCCTTCGACTGGACACCGCTGACCACCGTGACGGACGTCTTGATGCTCGGTCTCCTGGGCATTGTGGCCATGAGCGCCCATATGCTGGTCAATCGGGCCTTGAAGATTTCAGACGCCGCCACGGTGGCGCCGCTGCAATACACCCTGTTGCTCTGGGCGGTGGTCTTCGGCTGGCTGTTCTTCGGGGATGTGCCGCGCACGACCATGCTGATCGGTGCTGCCCTGATCGTCGGTTCGGGGCTCTTCATCTTCTTCCGTGAGCAACAATTGAAGAAGCGGGACAAGATCCTGCCCGCTGTTCCCGAATGA